In Luteimonas viscosa, the following proteins share a genomic window:
- a CDS encoding TetR/AcrR family transcriptional regulator: MATVDRKQREFARREDLFLDCAQALIQRDGLLNLQMSRIAEECEYAIGTLYKHFASKEDLLVALSTRNCIGRVELFERAARWNGPTRDRIVAIALADLIVLREQPEHFRLAQFVWTDVVWGAASADSRRRALEACEPLAALVDGVAAEARRNGDLPAGFAMPDECLTIGPWILCLGMHTLAQQQGLLDPAGIGDPYRLLFKHLHYLLNGYGWQPLFDPGDDDALDRMTQRLCRDVFDAPCPYPTRSTR, translated from the coding sequence ATGGCCACCGTCGATCGCAAACAGCGGGAATTCGCGCGCCGCGAGGACCTGTTCCTCGACTGCGCGCAGGCGCTGATCCAGCGCGACGGGCTGCTCAACCTGCAGATGTCGAGGATCGCCGAGGAATGCGAGTACGCGATCGGCACCCTGTACAAGCACTTCGCCAGCAAGGAGGACCTGCTGGTGGCGCTGTCGACGCGCAACTGCATCGGTCGGGTCGAACTGTTCGAACGCGCGGCGCGCTGGAACGGCCCTACCCGCGACCGCATCGTCGCGATCGCGCTGGCCGACCTGATCGTGCTGCGCGAGCAGCCCGAGCATTTCCGCCTCGCCCAGTTCGTGTGGACCGACGTCGTCTGGGGCGCCGCGTCCGCCGACAGCCGGCGACGCGCACTGGAGGCCTGCGAGCCACTGGCCGCCCTGGTCGACGGGGTGGCCGCCGAGGCGCGCCGCAACGGCGACCTGCCGGCGGGATTCGCCATGCCGGACGAATGCCTGACGATCGGCCCATGGATCCTGTGCCTGGGCATGCATACTCTCGCGCAGCAGCAGGGGCTGCTGGATCCGGCCGGCATCGGCGATCCGTACCGGCTGCTGTTCAAGCACCTGCACTACCTGCTCAACGGCTACGGCTGGCAACCCCTGTTCGATCCCGGCGACGACGACGCGCTCGACCGCATGACGCAACGCCTGTGCCGCGACGTGTTCGACGCGCCCTGCCCCTATCCCACCCGCTCGACCCGCTGA
- a CDS encoding efflux RND transporter periplasmic adaptor subunit, whose product MSTAPQKRKPRFALRLILMLLATALVFGGVFAVKAFIGAQTNNFFDNMPQPASAVSASVARAERWSDDAEAVGTLVAVNGTDVTTEAGGVVRAIEFEAGQPVKAGDVLVRLNTDNELATLKSLETAARLADVQAERWQQLGKDQLVSLDEVQQRTATAASARAQADAQRALIAQKTIRAPFSGELGIRKVNLGQFVSPGDPIVSLQQLDPIYLDFNLPELYMDKLQQGTTIRATVDALPGKVFEGRVTAIEPGVDPGTRNFTAQATLENPDGELRPGAFAHVSLALGGERDVVVIPQTAVSFNPYGNAVFVISEVPREEGETDMQGNALTGDKLVVNQRFIKTGTTRGDLIAVTEGLKPGERVATSGLLKLRNEAEVTVNNKIQPTSDAQPQAENR is encoded by the coding sequence ATGTCCACTGCCCCCCAGAAGCGCAAGCCGCGATTCGCGTTGCGCCTGATCCTGATGCTGCTGGCGACCGCGCTGGTGTTCGGCGGCGTGTTCGCCGTCAAGGCCTTCATCGGCGCGCAGACCAACAACTTCTTCGACAACATGCCGCAGCCGGCGTCGGCGGTGAGCGCCTCGGTGGCGCGTGCCGAGCGCTGGTCGGACGACGCGGAGGCGGTCGGCACCCTGGTCGCCGTGAACGGCACCGACGTCACCACCGAGGCCGGCGGCGTGGTGCGCGCGATCGAGTTCGAGGCCGGGCAGCCGGTCAAGGCCGGCGACGTGCTGGTGCGCCTGAACACCGACAACGAGCTGGCCACGCTGAAGTCGCTGGAGACCGCCGCGCGCCTGGCCGACGTGCAGGCCGAGCGCTGGCAGCAGCTGGGCAAGGACCAGCTGGTCTCGCTGGACGAGGTGCAGCAGCGCACGGCCACCGCCGCCAGCGCACGCGCCCAGGCCGACGCGCAGCGCGCGCTGATCGCGCAGAAGACCATCCGCGCGCCGTTCAGCGGCGAGCTCGGCATCCGCAAGGTCAACCTCGGCCAGTTCGTCTCGCCGGGCGATCCCATCGTCAGCCTGCAGCAGCTCGACCCGATCTACCTCGACTTCAACCTGCCCGAGCTGTACATGGACAAGCTGCAGCAGGGCACGACGATCCGCGCCACCGTCGATGCGCTGCCCGGCAAGGTGTTCGAGGGCCGGGTGACGGCGATCGAACCGGGGGTCGACCCCGGCACGCGCAACTTCACCGCGCAGGCCACGCTGGAAAACCCCGACGGCGAGCTGCGTCCGGGCGCGTTCGCCCACGTGTCGCTGGCGCTCGGCGGCGAGCGCGACGTGGTGGTGATCCCGCAGACCGCGGTCAGCTTCAATCCCTACGGCAACGCGGTGTTCGTGATCAGCGAAGTGCCGCGCGAGGAAGGCGAGACCGACATGCAGGGCAATGCGCTGACCGGCGACAAGCTCGTGGTCAACCAGCGCTTCATCAAGACCGGCACCACCCGCGGCGACCTGATCGCCGTGACCGAGGGCCTGAAGCCCGGCGAACGGGTGGCGACCAGCGGCCTGCTCAAGCTGCGCAACGAAGCCGAGGTGACGGTCAACAACAAGATCCAGCCGACCTCTGACGCGCAGCCGCAGGCCGAGAACCGCTGA
- a CDS encoding efflux RND transporter periplasmic adaptor subunit, with product MRRLLAPVPLLLLLAACGGEQAPATPPPPEVGVIEATPANLPLTLDIGGRLAPFRSADVRARVPGVLQKRVYAEGSDVREGDVLFLIDPAPLQAALGTAQASLAQAQANYANAKAGADRARQLAPQNYVSQSDLDNALAAERSAAAAVQAGRAAVDSARINLGYATVRAPIAGIAGKQRVTEGALVGQGDATLLTTVDQVDPLYVNFSISVSELGRIRAIVAASGRDRSEVAVRLPDGSEHAHKGALDFSADLVDPATGAVSMRASVPNPDRRLLPGTYVTLEATMGMQQGVFAIPQAAVQRDASGAYVLVVGADGKVARRDVETSTASEGNWIVTDGLSAGEQVIVAGVQKVRVDAPARAVPWQRDGAAPPAKQAPAPGAPQPAARPAAPVAPSEGAPADADAEG from the coding sequence ATGCGCCGCCTCCTCGCCCCCGTGCCGCTGCTCCTCCTGCTTGCCGCCTGTGGCGGCGAGCAGGCCCCCGCGACCCCGCCCCCGCCGGAGGTCGGCGTGATCGAGGCGACGCCCGCCAACCTGCCGCTGACGCTCGACATCGGGGGCCGCCTGGCGCCGTTCCGCAGTGCCGACGTGCGCGCGCGGGTACCGGGCGTGCTGCAGAAGCGGGTGTACGCCGAGGGCAGCGATGTCCGCGAGGGCGACGTGCTGTTCCTGATCGATCCGGCACCGCTGCAGGCGGCGCTGGGGACCGCCCAGGCCTCGCTCGCGCAGGCGCAGGCGAACTACGCCAACGCGAAGGCCGGCGCCGACCGTGCGCGCCAGCTGGCGCCGCAGAACTACGTCTCGCAGTCCGACCTCGACAATGCGCTCGCCGCCGAACGCAGCGCCGCGGCGGCGGTACAGGCGGGGCGCGCGGCGGTCGATTCGGCGCGCATCAACCTCGGTTACGCGACCGTGCGCGCGCCGATCGCGGGCATCGCCGGCAAGCAACGCGTCACCGAAGGGGCGCTGGTCGGACAGGGCGATGCGACCCTGCTGACCACGGTCGACCAGGTGGACCCGTTGTACGTGAACTTCTCGATCAGCGTCAGCGAACTCGGGCGCATCCGCGCGATCGTCGCGGCCAGCGGCCGCGACCGGTCCGAGGTCGCGGTGCGCCTGCCGGACGGCAGCGAGCACGCGCACAAGGGCGCGCTCGACTTCTCGGCGGACCTGGTCGATCCGGCGACCGGCGCGGTCTCCATGCGCGCGAGCGTGCCCAACCCCGACAGGCGCCTGCTGCCCGGCACCTACGTGACCCTGGAGGCGACGATGGGCATGCAGCAGGGCGTGTTCGCGATCCCGCAGGCGGCGGTGCAACGCGACGCGAGCGGCGCCTACGTTCTGGTGGTGGGTGCCGACGGCAAGGTCGCACGCAGGGACGTGGAGACTTCGACGGCCAGCGAGGGCAACTGGATCGTCACGGACGGCCTTTCCGCCGGCGAGCAGGTGATCGTGGCCGGGGTGCAGAAGGTGCGCGTGGATGCGCCGGCCAGGGCGGTGCCGTGGCAGCGCGACGGTGCGGCGCCGCCGGCGAAGCAGGCGCCCGCCCCCGGCGCTCCGCAGCCTGCGGCACGACCCGCGGCGCCTGTCGCGCCATCCGAAGGCGCGCCTGCCGACGCCGACGCCGAGGGCTGA